A single Dechloromonas denitrificans DNA region contains:
- a CDS encoding FAD-dependent monooxygenase: MTEPVVTDIDILIIGAGPVGMTLHLALAAGGQPSLLLDRNSPNSAQDDPRALALAHGARQLLEQINAWPARAATPIETIHVSQKDGFGRTLINCTDYALPALGYVVRYRDLAAALAGQLAPAARLDGVEVLTIAPGEGHVTVSLRQAGTLRTIRTKLLVHAEGTPGDDPAVTVSDYDQHAVIAEITPQPGHNHCAWERFTPDGPLALLPLGNEYSVVFTLPPAKADAVMAMDDSAFTAALQKQFGQRLRFAQPGPRSRFPLALRLRDTLVEGHEVWIGNTAQTLHPVSGQGFNLGIRDAWQLAETLLNNGLDQASLAAYAASRRLDRRGSALFTDRIVRAFSNDCGPLKLARGLGLLALDLCPPARHFVAKRMIWGARAWP; encoded by the coding sequence ATGACTGAACCGGTCGTCACCGACATCGACATCCTGATCATTGGCGCCGGCCCGGTCGGCATGACGCTGCACCTGGCACTGGCGGCCGGCGGCCAGCCGTCACTCCTCCTTGATCGCAACTCGCCGAACTCGGCCCAGGACGACCCGCGCGCCCTCGCCCTGGCGCATGGCGCCCGCCAGTTGCTGGAACAGATCAACGCCTGGCCGGCACGGGCCGCAACGCCGATCGAAACAATCCACGTTTCGCAAAAGGACGGCTTCGGGCGGACGCTGATCAATTGCACCGATTACGCCCTGCCGGCGCTCGGCTATGTCGTCCGCTACCGCGACCTCGCCGCGGCGCTGGCCGGGCAACTGGCGCCCGCCGCCCGGCTCGATGGGGTCGAAGTGCTCACCATCGCCCCGGGCGAAGGGCACGTCACCGTCAGCTTGCGCCAGGCCGGAACCCTGCGCACGATCCGGACCAAGCTGCTGGTGCACGCCGAAGGCACGCCCGGCGACGACCCGGCCGTCACGGTCAGCGACTACGACCAGCATGCGGTGATTGCCGAAATCACGCCACAACCCGGCCACAACCATTGCGCCTGGGAACGCTTCACGCCGGACGGCCCGCTCGCCCTGCTGCCGCTCGGCAACGAATACTCGGTGGTGTTCACGCTGCCGCCGGCCAAGGCCGATGCCGTGATGGCGATGGACGACAGCGCCTTCACCGCCGCCCTGCAAAAACAGTTCGGCCAGCGCCTGCGCTTCGCCCAACCCGGCCCGCGCAGCCGCTTCCCGCTCGCCCTGCGCTTGCGCGACACGCTGGTCGAGGGCCACGAAGTGTGGATCGGCAATACCGCGCAAACCCTGCACCCGGTTTCCGGCCAGGGTTTCAATCTCGGCATCCGCGACGCCTGGCAGCTCGCCGAAACATTGCTCAACAACGGCCTCGACCAGGCCAGCCTGGCCGCCTACGCCGCCAGCCGGCGCCTTGATCGCCGGGGCAGCGCTCTGTTCACCGACCGGATCGTCCGCGCCTTTTCGAACGACTGCGGCCCGCTCAAGCTGGCCCGCGGCCTCGGCCTGCTGGCCCTCGACCTCTGTCCGCCGGCCCGCCATTTCGTCGCCAAACGGATGATCTGGGGCGCCCGGGCTTGGCCATGA
- a CDS encoding aminoglycoside phosphotransferase family protein — protein MSRDQLVTDWVASRFPGQSVQITPASADASFRRYFRLTWPDGSTRILMDAPPDKEDCLPFIHVAGLLAKADLAAPRVLDKDLDNGFLVLTDLGRIGYLDALNADLSLADLLIRPVLDVLVKWQLASKASTLPPYDATLLRRELDLFPEWFISRHRGYPLSDDEKSMLDRTFKFLINSALAQPKVFVHRDFMPRNLMVVESAARLTPGIIDFQDAVYGPISYDVVSLFRDAFISWEEEQEIDWVVRYWEKARAAGLPVRADFGDFWRDYELMGLQRHLKVLGIFCRLKYRDGKDKYSEDLPRFMNYARKTAGRYVALKPLLNLLDALEGNTLQEGIRR, from the coding sequence ATGTCGCGCGATCAACTTGTTACAGACTGGGTTGCCAGTCGCTTTCCCGGACAGTCCGTCCAGATCACTCCGGCCTCGGCCGACGCCAGCTTTCGCCGCTATTTCCGGCTGACCTGGCCGGACGGCAGCACGCGCATCCTGATGGACGCGCCGCCCGACAAAGAGGACTGCCTGCCCTTCATCCACGTCGCCGGCCTGCTCGCCAAGGCTGACCTGGCCGCCCCGCGCGTCCTCGACAAGGATCTCGACAACGGTTTTCTGGTCCTCACCGACCTCGGCCGCATCGGCTATCTCGACGCCCTGAATGCCGACCTCAGCCTGGCCGACCTGCTGATCCGCCCGGTACTCGACGTGCTGGTCAAGTGGCAACTTGCCTCCAAGGCGAGCACGCTGCCGCCCTACGATGCCACCCTGCTGCGCCGCGAACTCGACCTTTTTCCCGAGTGGTTCATCAGCCGTCATCGCGGCTACCCGTTGAGCGACGACGAGAAATCGATGCTCGACCGGACCTTCAAATTCCTCATCAACTCGGCGCTGGCTCAGCCCAAGGTCTTCGTGCACCGCGATTTCATGCCGCGCAACCTGATGGTTGTCGAAAGCGCCGCCCGCCTGACACCGGGCATCATCGACTTCCAGGACGCCGTCTATGGTCCGATCAGTTACGACGTCGTTTCCCTCTTCCGCGACGCTTTCATTTCCTGGGAAGAAGAACAGGAAATCGACTGGGTCGTCCGCTACTGGGAAAAGGCCCGCGCCGCCGGCCTGCCGGTCCGTGCCGATTTCGGCGATTTCTGGCGCGATTACGAACTGATGGGCCTGCAGCGCCACCTCAAGGTACTCGGCATCTTCTGCCGCCTGAAGTACCGCGATGGCAAGGACAAATACAGCGAAGACCTGCCGCGCTTCATGAACTATGCGCGCAAGACGGCCGGCCGTTATGTCGCCCTGAAACCCTTGCTCAATCTGCTCGATGCGCTGGAAGGCAACACCCTGCAGGAGGGGATCAGACGGTGA
- a CDS encoding LPS-assembly protein LptD: MTGFARRPLAFFVCCLFAGMQASHAVDAAHLPVIQGVAGDLPPAGEAITVMQLAANDTPVRLRTERKFNVLGKSRPSRSSGVGVENPVELKKDDSYPMFLVADHIEGRTNEVTEADGDVELRKAGSLLFADKLVYWPIEDEVDATGSVRLLQEGTEVTTPHLRMKLAEQIGFAENADYYIVKEVASKLYRQQQTVVTVASSNAGSTGAPMMLNVPNSYGLPTVAPARRLSSASGHAERTDFEGENQINLTNATYSTCKPGQTDWYLQASDMHLDYDRNVGDGSNVSLWFKDVPIFYSPLASFALNNQRRSGVLHPFFSTSTLNGLDVTVPYYWNIAPNYDATFYPRYMSKRGFQLGVEGQYLDSNYRGVTRLEYMPNDEIENRRRYAYNIQHQHYLGRGFSAAVNWQEVSDDRYWEDMSSRMLQTSQTQLPQQLSLTYAPSPWLQTTTQMLRYQTLQPDPLNPVVRPYFLEPQINIVGFRPNVLKTDLSMIAQFSRFTHPDKVVGDRFVLYPQVSLPIVHPAFQITPKVGVHMTRYALDQQLAGEPTSVSRTLPVFTLDSTAIFERESKWLDTDYIQTLEPRLYYVNIPYKDQSKIPVFDAGLSDFNFAQIFAENRYSGYDRINDANQLTAALTTRLLDASTGVERFKAMIGQRYYFKPQRVTIPGETRRAEDFSNLVAAVNGLVLPKTYADAAWEYNYRDGASERLSVGARYQPDFGKVLSASYRYTRDPLTSKGLVDQIDIAGQWPLAANWYAVGRYNWSLKDSQLLEAIGGVEYNTGCWAVRVVAQRLEAVSGTPSTNVFFQLELSDFGSIGSNPLGLLRRSIPGYGKTNELPVSSSLLTPQ, translated from the coding sequence ATGACCGGTTTTGCCCGCCGTCCGCTTGCCTTTTTCGTTTGTTGCCTGTTCGCCGGAATGCAGGCGAGTCACGCAGTCGACGCGGCGCATCTGCCGGTAATCCAAGGTGTGGCCGGTGATTTGCCCCCGGCCGGCGAAGCGATCACGGTAATGCAGCTGGCGGCTAACGATACTCCGGTGCGTTTGCGCACCGAGCGCAAGTTCAATGTGCTCGGCAAGTCCAGGCCGTCACGGTCGTCCGGGGTCGGCGTCGAGAATCCCGTCGAGTTGAAAAAAGACGATAGTTACCCGATGTTTCTGGTTGCCGATCACATCGAGGGGCGCACCAACGAAGTGACCGAGGCGGATGGCGATGTCGAATTGCGCAAGGCCGGCTCGCTGCTTTTTGCCGACAAGCTCGTCTACTGGCCGATCGAAGATGAAGTTGATGCGACCGGCAGTGTCCGTTTGCTGCAGGAAGGGACCGAGGTAACGACGCCGCATCTGCGGATGAAGCTGGCCGAGCAGATCGGCTTTGCCGAGAACGCCGATTATTACATCGTCAAGGAAGTGGCCAGCAAGCTCTATCGGCAGCAACAGACGGTCGTTACCGTGGCCAGCAGCAATGCCGGATCGACCGGTGCACCGATGATGCTGAACGTACCCAACAGCTATGGCTTGCCGACGGTTGCGCCGGCCCGTCGCCTGTCGTCAGCGAGCGGTCATGCCGAACGGACCGATTTCGAGGGCGAGAACCAGATCAACCTGACCAACGCGACCTACTCGACCTGCAAGCCGGGCCAGACGGACTGGTATCTGCAGGCCTCGGACATGCACCTCGACTACGACCGGAATGTCGGAGATGGTAGCAATGTCTCGTTGTGGTTCAAGGATGTTCCGATCTTCTATTCGCCGCTGGCTTCCTTCGCCCTGAACAATCAGCGCCGTTCCGGCGTGCTGCACCCGTTTTTCTCGACATCGACCCTGAATGGCCTCGATGTTACCGTGCCCTACTACTGGAACATTGCGCCGAATTACGATGCGACCTTCTATCCGCGCTACATGAGCAAGCGCGGCTTCCAGCTCGGGGTCGAAGGGCAGTACCTCGATTCGAATTACCGCGGCGTAACGCGTCTGGAGTACATGCCCAACGACGAGATCGAGAATCGCCGTCGTTACGCCTACAACATTCAGCACCAGCACTACCTCGGACGCGGCTTTTCAGCGGCGGTAAACTGGCAGGAGGTGTCCGACGATCGCTACTGGGAAGATATGTCTTCCCGCATGTTGCAGACTTCGCAGACCCAACTGCCGCAGCAGCTCTCGCTGACTTATGCGCCGTCGCCATGGTTGCAAACGACGACCCAGATGTTGCGCTATCAGACCTTGCAGCCGGATCCACTCAACCCGGTTGTCCGGCCTTATTTCCTTGAACCGCAAATCAACATCGTCGGCTTCCGGCCGAATGTACTGAAGACCGATCTCAGCATGATTGCCCAGTTCTCGCGCTTCACCCACCCGGACAAGGTTGTTGGCGACCGCTTCGTCCTTTATCCGCAAGTGTCGCTGCCAATCGTCCATCCGGCCTTCCAGATCACACCCAAGGTTGGCGTGCATATGACCCGCTATGCGCTTGATCAGCAGCTTGCCGGTGAGCCGACCAGCGTCAGCCGCACGTTGCCTGTTTTCACGCTCGACTCGACGGCGATTTTCGAGCGCGAGAGCAAATGGCTCGATACCGACTACATCCAGACGTTGGAGCCGCGCCTCTATTACGTCAACATTCCGTACAAGGACCAGAGCAAGATTCCGGTCTTCGATGCCGGTCTGTCCGACTTCAATTTCGCCCAGATTTTTGCCGAGAACCGTTACAGCGGTTATGACCGGATCAACGATGCCAATCAGCTGACGGCGGCGTTGACCACCCGTCTGCTCGATGCCAGTACCGGTGTCGAGCGCTTCAAGGCGATGATCGGCCAGCGCTACTATTTCAAGCCGCAACGGGTCACTATTCCCGGTGAAACCCGCCGCGCCGAAGATTTCTCCAACCTGGTTGCCGCGGTCAACGGCCTGGTCTTGCCGAAAACCTATGCCGATGCGGCCTGGGAATACAACTATCGCGACGGGGCCAGCGAGCGGCTGTCGGTCGGTGCGCGTTACCAACCGGATTTCGGCAAGGTATTGAGTGCCAGCTACCGCTATACACGCGACCCGCTGACCAGCAAAGGCCTGGTCGACCAGATCGATATCGCCGGCCAGTGGCCGCTTGCTGCCAACTGGTATGCTGTCGGACGTTACAACTGGTCGCTCAAGGACAGTCAATTGCTCGAAGCCATTGGTGGTGTCGAATACAATACCGGCTGCTGGGCGGTGCGTGTTGTTGCCCAGCGTCTCGAGGCCGTTTCCGGTACACCGAGTACCAATGTATTCTTCCAGCTCGAGCTGAGCGATTTTGGCAGTATCGGCTCCAATCCTCTCGGCCTTCTCCGGCGCAGCATTCCAGGCTACGGTAAAACCAACGAGTTGCCCGTCAGTAGCAGCCTGCTCACCCCACAATGA
- the murU gene encoding N-acetylmuramate alpha-1-phosphate uridylyltransferase MurU, with protein sequence MKAFILAAGRGKRMRPLTNHTPKPLLQAGGKPLIVWHLERLAAAGFREIVINHAHLGELIEAALGDGSAWGLSIRYSPEPPGALETAGGIANALPLLGDAPFLVVNGDIYCDWDFTRASQLTDRPAHLVMVANPAHHSGGDFALDGERVVFAQGEQTLTYAGIAVFSPAFFADVPRGSVMKLRPLLDAAIAAGTLSGERHAGRWVDVGTPQRLAELDKELKNA encoded by the coding sequence ATGAAAGCTTTCATCCTGGCCGCCGGGCGCGGCAAACGAATGCGGCCGCTGACCAACCATACGCCGAAGCCGCTGCTCCAGGCGGGCGGCAAGCCGTTGATCGTCTGGCACCTGGAACGACTGGCGGCGGCGGGATTCCGGGAGATCGTCATCAACCACGCGCACCTCGGCGAGCTGATCGAGGCGGCGCTGGGCGACGGTTCGGCGTGGGGCCTGAGCATTCGCTACTCGCCGGAACCGCCGGGCGCGCTAGAAACCGCCGGCGGCATCGCCAATGCGTTGCCACTGCTGGGCGACGCGCCCTTTCTCGTCGTCAACGGCGACATCTATTGCGACTGGGACTTCACCAGGGCGAGCCAACTGACCGACCGCCCGGCCCACCTGGTAATGGTCGCCAACCCGGCGCATCACAGCGGCGGCGACTTCGCCCTAGATGGCGAGCGCGTCGTTTTTGCCCAGGGTGAGCAAACGCTGACCTACGCCGGCATCGCCGTTTTTTCGCCGGCTTTCTTTGCCGACGTGCCACGCGGCAGCGTAATGAAACTACGCCCACTGCTCGACGCCGCCATCGCCGCCGGGACACTCAGCGGGGAACGCCACGCCGGCCGCTGGGTCGACGTAGGGACGCCGCAACGCCTGGCGGAACTGGATAAGGAATTGAAGAACGCATGA
- a CDS encoding aminopeptidase P N-terminal domain-containing protein, whose translation MSHAHFIARRQRLLKIIGDGVAIVPTAPEVIRNRDAHHLYRFDSYFWYLTGFPEPEAVVVLIGGKKPKSILFCREKHEERETWDGYRYGPKAAKTAFGFDAAYPIEQLDKKLTEFLVDRDTLWHAIGHDAAWDTRIAKALNEVRAQTRAGKRAPRAIHDLRAELDAMRLVKDAAEADIQQRSADIASAGHARAMHACRPGMAEYELEAELSYEFRKRGADAHAYTPIVAGGANACVLHYVSNDKVLNDNTLVLIDAGCEVAGYAADITRTFPVNGRFNAAQKDVYEIVLAAQAAAIAATAPGRHFMEGHDAAVRVLTRGLVDLKLLSGDLDNLIEKGDYKRFYMHRTGHWLGLDVHDAGEYKVGDAWTTLQPGMTLTVEPGLYIRPADDIPPALAGIGIRIEDDVRVTESGCSVFTTAPKSIAEIEEVMRHD comes from the coding sequence ATGAGTCACGCCCATTTCATCGCCCGTCGCCAACGCCTGCTGAAGATCATCGGCGACGGTGTCGCCATCGTGCCGACGGCACCGGAAGTCATCCGCAACCGCGACGCGCACCATCTCTATCGTTTCGACAGCTATTTCTGGTACCTGACCGGTTTCCCGGAACCGGAAGCGGTGGTCGTGCTGATCGGCGGCAAGAAGCCGAAATCCATCCTGTTCTGCCGCGAAAAGCACGAAGAGCGCGAGACCTGGGACGGCTACCGCTACGGCCCGAAAGCCGCCAAGACCGCCTTCGGCTTCGACGCCGCCTACCCGATCGAGCAGCTCGACAAGAAACTGACTGAATTCCTCGTCGACCGTGACACCCTGTGGCATGCCATCGGTCACGACGCCGCCTGGGATACCCGGATCGCCAAGGCGCTCAACGAGGTGCGCGCCCAGACCCGGGCCGGCAAGCGGGCGCCGCGCGCCATTCACGACCTGCGCGCCGAACTCGACGCGATGCGGCTGGTCAAGGATGCCGCCGAGGCCGACATCCAGCAACGCTCGGCCGACATCGCCAGCGCCGGCCACGCCCGCGCCATGCACGCCTGCCGCCCCGGCATGGCGGAATACGAACTGGAAGCCGAACTGAGCTACGAATTCCGCAAGCGCGGCGCCGACGCCCACGCCTACACGCCGATCGTCGCCGGCGGCGCCAATGCCTGCGTGTTGCACTACGTCTCGAACGACAAGGTGCTCAACGACAACACCCTGGTCCTGATCGATGCCGGCTGCGAAGTCGCCGGCTACGCCGCCGACATCACCCGGACTTTCCCGGTCAATGGCCGCTTCAATGCGGCGCAGAAGGACGTGTACGAAATCGTCCTCGCCGCACAGGCCGCCGCCATCGCCGCCACCGCTCCCGGCCGCCACTTCATGGAAGGCCACGATGCCGCCGTACGCGTGCTAACCCGGGGCCTGGTCGATCTCAAACTACTAAGCGGCGATCTCGACAACCTGATCGAAAAAGGCGACTACAAGCGCTTCTACATGCACCGGACCGGCCACTGGCTCGGCCTCGACGTGCACGATGCCGGCGAGTACAAGGTTGGCGACGCCTGGACCACCTTGCAGCCCGGCATGACCCTGACCGTCGAACCCGGCCTGTACATCCGTCCCGCCGACGACATTCCGCCGGCCCTGGCCGGTATCGGCATCCGCATCGAGGACGACGTCCGCGTCACGGAAAGCGGTTGTAGCGTTTTCACCACGGCGCCGAAGAGCATCGCCGAAATCGAGGAAGTGATGCGCCATGACTGA
- a CDS encoding 1,4-dihydroxy-2-naphthoate polyprenyltransferase, with protein MTPGRLHAWFLACRPKTLSVSLSPVLVGTAVAWHDTSQVLWLPLLAAALGAAFIQIGTNLFNDVGDFLRGTDTPDRLGPKRATAEGWLTPGKVKSGAWLSFALAFLCGIYLVWHGGLPIVVIGLASLAAGWAYTGGPKPIAYGPFGEVFVWIFFGLVAVGGSYYLQTLSLTPIALLAASLVGMHAAAVITVNNYRDRDGDARSGKNTLAVQLGRAATKRIYTAEMLAPYALLPLLAPSLGWSAGLPLLSLPLALKLIRRFRQTAPGPVFNTILAMTAGLQLIFALLLTLALTI; from the coding sequence ATGACCCCCGGGCGGCTGCACGCCTGGTTCCTCGCCTGCCGCCCGAAAACCCTTTCGGTCTCGCTGTCACCGGTACTCGTCGGCACCGCCGTGGCCTGGCACGATACCAGCCAGGTGCTCTGGCTGCCGTTGCTGGCCGCCGCGCTGGGCGCCGCCTTCATCCAGATCGGCACCAACCTGTTCAACGATGTCGGCGATTTCCTGCGCGGCACCGACACGCCGGATCGCCTTGGCCCCAAGCGGGCCACGGCGGAAGGCTGGCTGACCCCGGGCAAGGTCAAGAGCGGCGCCTGGCTGTCGTTCGCCCTGGCCTTTCTCTGCGGCATTTACCTCGTCTGGCATGGCGGCCTGCCCATCGTCGTCATCGGGCTTGCTTCGCTGGCTGCCGGCTGGGCTTATACCGGCGGGCCGAAACCGATTGCCTACGGGCCGTTCGGCGAAGTCTTCGTGTGGATTTTTTTCGGTCTGGTTGCCGTCGGTGGCAGCTACTACCTGCAAACCCTGAGCCTGACGCCCATCGCGCTGCTCGCCGCCAGCTTGGTCGGGATGCATGCGGCGGCGGTGATCACCGTCAACAATTACCGCGACCGCGATGGCGATGCCCGCAGCGGCAAGAACACGCTGGCCGTGCAGCTTGGCCGGGCGGCGACCAAACGGATTTACACCGCTGAAATGCTCGCCCCGTATGCCCTGCTGCCGCTGCTCGCGCCGAGTCTCGGCTGGTCGGCCGGATTGCCGCTGCTGTCGCTGCCACTGGCCCTCAAATTGATTCGCCGTTTCCGCCAGACCGCGCCCGGACCGGTGTTCAACACCATCCTGGCCATGACAGCCGGATTGCAGCTTATTTTCGCCCTGCTGTTAACCCTCGCCTTGACGATTTGA